The Bacteroidales bacterium DNA segment TGGACAACCGGTATGATTGGCGTTTCCAGAAGCCCTGGATATTGTATTTCCCCGACTGGGATACTGCTGAGGATACCGACGGGGACGGATTCATTGATGATATGGAGCTCATCCCCCAGGAAAGGGGTACCGAAGCGCCCAACCAAACCGAAGAGTACCATCGGGACCTGAGAGAGCAGGCCAATATAAGCGTAAGCTATGAACGTGATTTTGGCGATCACTACCTCAGCCTGTTTGGCTCTGTTGAACAGTTGAATGACGACGGAAACTACATTTCAGCCTATCGCAACTACTATATCTCCGACAAGGTGCAAACACTAAATGCCGGCGGTGAAAAAGAGAAAGACAATTCGGGTAGCCGCTGGATCTATTCCCGTAGATCGTTCATCGGCCGTGCCAGCTACAATTACCAGGAAAAGTACCTGGCTGAATTTACTTTCCGCCGGGATGGTTCCCTGAAATATCCTCCCGACAGCCGATGGGGTAACTTCCCCTCTTTTATGTTGGGCTGGAGAGCATCCGAAGAGAATTTCTGGCAGGAAAGCCTCCCCTTTATCAACTACTTTAAACTGAGAGCCAGTTACGGTAAAATGGGGATGGATCCGGGTAGTCCATTTCAGTACCTGAATAAATACAGCATAGGATCAGGAGTGGCATTTAGTACAGCAAAAGAGGTTGAATCCATTGTTTACCAGGAAGGCGTTGCCAACCCTAACATCACATGGGAAAAGGAAACTTCTTATAACGTAGGGTTTGAATCCCAGTTCCTGGATAATACTTTCAGCCTGGATGTTGACCTGTTTTATAAAAAGCGGTCGGATATTTTGACCAGCAGAAATGCTTCTGTTCCTCAATTTACCGGATTGGCTCTTCCCGATGAGAACATTGCCGAAGTGGACAACCGCGGATTTGAGATCCAGGCCGGTTACAACGAGGAGTTGGGACAGGATTTCAGTTTCAGTCTGAGAGGAAACATCAGTTATAACAAAAATGAGGTGATTTTTATGGATGAACCGAAAAGGTCGGTACCCTGGCAGGAGCGGGAAGGAAAACCTTATGGGGTGACCCTGATGTATGAAGCCATAGGTGTATTTGAAGACTGGGAGGAAGTGAATAATTATCCAAGCCATCCGGAAGCCAAACCCGGTGACATCAAATTAAAAGATGTTGATGGAGATGGAGAGATCACTGATGACGATATGATTTTGAGGGACCGAACAGAATCTCCCAGAACATTTTATGGAGTGACGCTTGATATGGCTTATAAAAACTGGAACCTCTCCATGCATGTTCAGGGTCAGGGAACCTATTACCAGCAGCATACCACTGATGGTCGCCGCGGGGAAGCCGGCAACTATTTCGGATGGAACTATGACAACCGCTGGACTCAGGGCAACCTCCCGGGCGTTGAGGCTAATACAGATACCGATGTGCCCAGGGCCAGGAACCGTGGTGATCAGTATTGGACATGGTGGAGAAGAAACAATACCTACTGGTGGGACAGCATGGCATATGCCCGCTTGAAACAGGCATCGCTTTCCTATAGTGTTCCTGAAGAGGCATTTGGTGGTATAGGTCTTAGCAGCGCAAGAATTTTTATAAGGGGCAATAACCTCTTTTTGATATACAGTGCTCAGGATAAGTTCGACCCCGAAGTGGGTAATCCGATGACCTATCCTCCGACAAGAACCATTGCCATGGGTGTAAATCTTACGTTCTAAATCATATAAATTGTGAATCTAATAAAATCAACTGATATGAATCATATAAAAAAGATATTGGGATATATAACGGCAGGGGTGATGTTGTTTATGATGCCTACATCATGTGAACAAGATCCCCTTGACCGGGAAGCCGTAAGCTCATTTACCGAAGAATCGGTATTTGATGACATTAATTTGACTAAGTCTTATCTGGGTGACTGTTACAACAACATAGGGGGTCCCGCCGGCTGGACCGGACAATTGGGATTGCTTGAAGATCTGCTTTCTTCAGCTACCGATGAAGCCCTATGTATTCACCGGCCAGGGGCGTATACCTGGTCAAAGGGTACTTTGGCTCCCGATGAACTGGGCCATTGGGGCAGCAATCGATTTGGTGCGTATAATTGGGAATTAATTTACGATAACATCAAGAATGTTAATGTGCTGCTTGCCAATATAGATGATGTTCCCACTGAAACTTCAACGGAAGAAGATCTTAAGGAACGTATGAAAGGAGAAGCTTATTTCATTAGGGCCTTTGAATATACAAATCTGTTGCGCACTTATGGAGGTGGAATCCTGGTGGAGGAGCCCTTTGAACTGGGTGAAGATTACTCAGGAATTAAAAGATCCTCTTTGGCTGAAACGAGGGATTTCATCCTTTCTGATATTGAAAATGCCATCGATCTTTTACCCCAGAGAGGCGGTATTGAGCAGGGACGTGCCACTCAGGGTGCTGCCGCTGCTTTGAAAGTTAGACTGCTTACATTTTGTGCCAGTGATCTGGTCAATGGGGGATATGAATCCAGTAATCCCCTGGTTTCCTTCCAGGAAGGCTCACAGCAGCAGCGATGGGAAGCTGCACAGTCCGCTGCCGAGTCATTCATTAATGGTGACTATGGAAACTATGGTTTGACCGGTACCACGGAGGATCCCCCGGAAGATATGACTGAAGAACAAATTCAGGAATATGCCGACAACTTCCACAGCGTTTTTTTACAAAAAGGAGAATGGAACGAGGAGTTAATCTGGGGGGTTCAGTACAACCAGGAAAAAGGGAATTATATGCTGGCAAATTTATGGCATGGTCCCAATGGATATAACAACTGGGGAAACAACAATCCACAGGAGCCGTTTGTTCGATCATTTGAAATGGCGGATGGCAGTGAATTTGATTGGGATGGCCCCGCTTCCGTGGATAATGAAAACGTAAGAGAAGCCACAGCTTCTGAACTGGAAAACAATCCCTATCTGGATCCGTATTATAGGCGTGAGCCCCGTTTTTATGCTTCTGTACTTTACCACGGTGCTCCCTGGCAGGATCGTTCCAAAGGACCCGCTGTTGTTGAAAGCGGTTATTTTGTAGAAGCAGGAGCTGATCATACAAATGACGATGCTGTAACCGCCGGAATGGATACCCGACAAGGTGAGGTTGAACCCTGGAACGGCACCAAAACCGGATATTACCTCAAAAAGTTCCTTGATCCCGAGATTCAGGGGCAGTACAACAACAATGAACAAGCCTGGCCTGAATTCAGATATGCCGAAATATTGCTGGATTATGCAGAAGCCAGCATTGAACTGGGAGAAATACAGAATGGCATCGAGGCTGTGAACAAAGTAAGAAATCGTGCCGGCTTGCCCGATAGACCGACAGGTGTTGGTCAGGACCAGGCCATGGAGTTTGTCCGCCACGAAAGAAAGATTGAATTTTTCGGTGAGGAAAAGCGTTGGTTTGACATACGCCGCTGGATGATTGCCGGTGAAGTCCTGCACGACGTACATGTAATGAACGTCTATGAGTGGGAAGATGGTAAGATGAGATGGGCGTATTCTCCATCTACAATTCAGGATGCACGGGAATGGAAAGAAAGCGCTTATTGGTTGCCAATTCCTTATGACGAAATGCAAAGAGCACCGCAGCTCACCCAGAATCCGAATTATTAATGCGGATATTGATTTGAATAAAAAAACCGATCCCAAGCCGGGATCGGTTTTTTTAGGAAAACCAGGTCTTATTACAGACCTTAGGCTATT contains these protein-coding regions:
- a CDS encoding RagB/SusD family nutrient uptake outer membrane protein is translated as MNHIKKILGYITAGVMLFMMPTSCEQDPLDREAVSSFTEESVFDDINLTKSYLGDCYNNIGGPAGWTGQLGLLEDLLSSATDEALCIHRPGAYTWSKGTLAPDELGHWGSNRFGAYNWELIYDNIKNVNVLLANIDDVPTETSTEEDLKERMKGEAYFIRAFEYTNLLRTYGGGILVEEPFELGEDYSGIKRSSLAETRDFILSDIENAIDLLPQRGGIEQGRATQGAAAALKVRLLTFCASDLVNGGYESSNPLVSFQEGSQQQRWEAAQSAAESFINGDYGNYGLTGTTEDPPEDMTEEQIQEYADNFHSVFLQKGEWNEELIWGVQYNQEKGNYMLANLWHGPNGYNNWGNNNPQEPFVRSFEMADGSEFDWDGPASVDNENVREATASELENNPYLDPYYRREPRFYASVLYHGAPWQDRSKGPAVVESGYFVEAGADHTNDDAVTAGMDTRQGEVEPWNGTKTGYYLKKFLDPEIQGQYNNNEQAWPEFRYAEILLDYAEASIELGEIQNGIEAVNKVRNRAGLPDRPTGVGQDQAMEFVRHERKIEFFGEEKRWFDIRRWMIAGEVLHDVHVMNVYEWEDGKMRWAYSPSTIQDAREWKESAYWLPIPYDEMQRAPQLTQNPNY
- a CDS encoding SusC/RagA family TonB-linked outer membrane protein; this encodes MDISYDFAGFQTERKYPTKSAWSIYGQATRLVPTMPAFWPNGKPGPDIEYGDNPVVTSTFETGHDDEKHYKTQNTLRLQLNPLENLDVEARYSYDVDNRYDWRFQKPWILYFPDWDTAEDTDGDGFIDDMELIPQERGTEAPNQTEEYHRDLREQANISVSYERDFGDHYLSLFGSVEQLNDDGNYISAYRNYYISDKVQTLNAGGEKEKDNSGSRWIYSRRSFIGRASYNYQEKYLAEFTFRRDGSLKYPPDSRWGNFPSFMLGWRASEENFWQESLPFINYFKLRASYGKMGMDPGSPFQYLNKYSIGSGVAFSTAKEVESIVYQEGVANPNITWEKETSYNVGFESQFLDNTFSLDVDLFYKKRSDILTSRNASVPQFTGLALPDENIAEVDNRGFEIQAGYNEELGQDFSFSLRGNISYNKNEVIFMDEPKRSVPWQEREGKPYGVTLMYEAIGVFEDWEEVNNYPSHPEAKPGDIKLKDVDGDGEITDDDMILRDRTESPRTFYGVTLDMAYKNWNLSMHVQGQGTYYQQHTTDGRRGEAGNYFGWNYDNRWTQGNLPGVEANTDTDVPRARNRGDQYWTWWRRNNTYWWDSMAYARLKQASLSYSVPEEAFGGIGLSSARIFIRGNNLFLIYSAQDKFDPEVGNPMTYPPTRTIAMGVNLTF